The following nucleotide sequence is from Gasterosteus aculeatus chromosome 5, fGasAcu3.hap1.1, whole genome shotgun sequence.
CCAACGGACAACAGATGAAAGGCTACggtatgaaacacacacacacacgcacacacacacaaaaattgtCATTACAGTATCAGAGTTtaattttccttctttcttcctcacAAAACATTGGAATCTCTATGCAGCAGGAGGAAGTAGACCTATTAAAGGATATGGACGACCATTTTATGGCTCAGGTAACTCACCTTCTGGCGCTCTGTATTCAGGATATTTGTAACATTTACTTAGACACACCTGTACTTCTTTAACTTAAGGTCCAGGTGTGACAACGGGAGGCTACGCAGGTATGGGAGCACCTCAGCCAAGGAACCAAGGTGAGTGAAGACGACCTCACAGCTCGGAGATCACCACTTGAGTTACAGTGTGTTAATTTATTCTTCCAGCACGGGACGAGGAATAAAGCACAATTACTCTGttaatgtatatgtgtgtttaatgaattaacaggatacaatggtggTTACGGCAGCGCTGGTTTGGGTCTGGGAGCTCGCTTTGGAAATGGAGGAATGAAAGGACCAAAGCTTGGTAGGCATTCTTATTATTCTTGTTATTATTATCTGATCTAAGAGCGATACAACCTTTGCAGAACATGCACCAAATTTgatagatttttctttttttaaagtgattttATAAGAATATTAGAGACATTGTCTCTTGCACAATTGTCTCttgcacaaagacaaaaacaaaaccactcTGGATCTGTCtgtaaagcaaagacaaatgtggttttgtttttccaggttACGGGAATATTCCAAATGGGTATGGCGCCAGATCCAAcggtgagatttttttttttacattaaatttaataatataaatgtgacGCACAACAAGGAAAAAGTTAATTATGTTGATGATTTGGGGTTATGACAATTTGTTTTAACCACAGGTGTTGGAAATGGAGCCGTTCCCAATGGATATGGAACCAGACCCAACGGTAAATAGTTTTAGGTTGAGGTGCTCTAAccgacgatgctattttatgtaATATGTTTAACCCGAGGTTATGGAGCTGTGCATTGAGTTAAGTTCCTTTGCTCGCCTTCATGAAAACATTAGTTGGTGGTTAGGTTAGTAGACCTACGcctgtttttcatttaatcaacatagaaaatacatacatctcacgttatttttttatttaggcaTTTAAGAACTTAAATACAACCAGTCCAGTTTCCGTcttgttattatttttctaaGGTCATGGATTTAGAAATGGCGCTGAAATTGGTGGATATGGAAATAAACCCAACGGTAAGTTCCAGCTATCTAATGTAACtaattaatttattaaatattaatctCTAACATccaaatatgttgttttcttgTAAGCTGTTCCCATATTCTTCAATTAAAAGCATTTTTGTTCACATTTCGGTTTGATTCTCAGGCTACGACATGGTGCCGAATGGGAACGGTGCAAAGAGCGCAGGTTGGTCCAATGAAAAAGGCCTGAAAGGTGGACTTTTCTCCCCCGACCAGCCGAGCGAGGCCCTACGGGACGTTGTTGCGCTCCCACAAGGAATAACTCCGGGTGCAAAGCCAGGTTCCCCCGAGCCGACGAGCGGCGTCCTTGTAATGGTGACGCAAGACAAATATCAAAAGCTGCGTTCCCCTGTGACACACGGAAAAAGCTACAAACAGACACCAGAACCAGCACCAGCGACCCCTCAGGTCAAAGGCCCAAAGGCCGCACCTGAACTAGGACTCCTGGGCCCAAAGGGTAACGTCCCCATGGCCGCCACATCCGACGCACAGCTGGAAGACCTCCTCCCTCAAGGCAAGCACCCCGAACCGGAATCCGTGCAAAGCCTTGGAGGCAGGAGAGAAACCCTCCAACAGAGTTACTTAACTACCATCTCACAGCAGGATATTTTCTTAAAACTCGCGTCGGGGTTAATTAGTTTCTGCAGTCACGGTGCATGTGGAGACTTTTAACTTTCACACACTGCTTTATTTTTGTGGTAAGTGTAAAATTCATCGGATAAAAGTCCTGATCGGACGGTTTGTCTCTCCTGGTTTTCAGAGAACAGAGGAGCTTCTGTCTCCAAAGGGCAGGAAGCTAAACCAAACAAACCAGGTAAAgatgtctctctttctttgaaCAACGCAATCCGAGTCCTGTCCCACAGACATCCATGAAGGATGAAGTGTAACTGGAAATTAACTTTTTACTTTGTGTTGTGCTGTTGCTCTAGACTGTGGACCATCAGGCGTACCAAATGGACAGTGGATGAAAATACCACGATCTGGTAAACCTGGAGTTTTATTATCTCAAAAGAGAGGTTATTTTCCACATAATTCTGATAATtgcagcttttgtttgtttttttataagtCTGAGTTTACTTGAATATCAACAACAGACTCATTGTACTCATTGTGTTTGTCGTGTCAAGGTTATAAAGCAGGAGCATCCACTGGCACTAACATAAAAGGTGCAGAACTGTTTTTTTGCATGGACAAAGCAACAATCATTGTTCATATAATTGATTATTGGCGtttgaatcatttgttttttaggttatggagcagcagctggtgttCCAAACAGATATGATGCTAAACCCAACAGTAAAttaaattgttctttttttcttcattgtcaATTTTCAAATGTATGAAATGTTCACATTGAAGTTTGGTCACGATgatcattgaattgaattcattttttattcaccTAAAGgttatggaggaggaggatacacTGCCCCTGGACACGGCAACGGATATGGTAACATTTACTCTTAATATGAACAGGGAATCTctatattttccttcttcacttcAAGGTTCAGATGTGTTTttcaaagtacttttatctgtgcAGGAAACCTGGGATATCCTTTCGCGGGGAAACCAAAGCCGCCGggtgaatgttttatttgattaaagcAACTCACATAAGGAACGATGATAATCTTAAGATGCATTTTGATAATTGATCTGAATCATTTCAGGTTACGGACAGGGGGCGCACCTCGCAGCTGGAAACGGAAACTCATATAAAGGTAGAATATGAAGGGATGAGCTTTAACAGTTGCCCTTTAATTCAACTATACGCTGATGATAAATGAGGTTTACATTGCATTTTCGCTCAGCATGCTGGTGTTGAAATTCACAGCACTGAGGTAGTTTATGGTGTCTTTTTTGCAGGCAATGGAAATAGCTACAGTGCTGATGTCCAACCGGACTATGCAAGCAAGTGCTCTAATATTACCTTTAGTTCATTTTACATTATGGGAATTACAGTAAAATTaagtatttctgtattttttaggcCTCGGCCAAGGTGCTAATGGAAAATCAGGTATGACATGTTCGGAGGAATGAGGATGCATTaaagttaaatataatataaaggtAAAGGAAATTAGAAAATAATCAATTTTTGTCCAATTTACTGCTGATTCTGCAGGCGTTGCCAGACAGATGCCTTACAATGGAGCTCCAGTGGATGCTGCTGGAATagatggtaaaatattaaacagtCTGCAGATTAATCAACTGCATCTGCAGAGAAAAGTATCTCAGGTCCAGTttgtacatctgtgtgtatATTCTGATCACTGCTTTGAGGACCGTGGGTCACATTTGTGGACATTCATCTCAAAGTGTAAAAGTGAATGGATCCATTACGCAAACATTCCCTGTGTCCTCGTGCAGGAATGAGCCAGTTTGAGCCTCAGTCCGCGGGTCTGGGTCCAAATGGGAAATTAGGCAGCATGTACGGTGGTATGTATACATTCGCCTTCTTTACAAATCTTTAATAAGGCGGGAAAACAACACGCCTGTACATCACAACGGTGACTTACCGAACTAAATCGCCCTCCAACGCTACAGGAATGGGTGGCTCACCCACCGGGGGGCAGACGCTGGGAATGGGTGCGGAGAATTACAACACCAAGTACGGTGAGTGCCTCCCGGTTGTGTTCCGTGACGGTACTGTAGTGTAGCGTGGGGAGGGAGGTTTATATACGCCGTCATCAGTCGGCAGCACGTTGGTATTTAGAACTCATGCAAATTTaacttgtttgtgctgctgtgccaATCAATGCTTCTCTCTACCCAATCGCTGCTCACTTTTATTTAGGCATCGGCGGGCTGCAGTTTGGTGAACAACCCCTCAGTACAGAGACCAATGGCCCAGGAAAGTATGGTATGTCCATGATGTGTTACAATTACACAAATTCCTTCTGTGTGTGAATCGATACCAGCACGCATGGCGTGTTCAATGAGTCCACGTGTGTCACGACTGTCTCCACCCGGTCCAGGTTTTGGTGGGAGCCCCTATGGGCCCGCTGGCGATGCCACATATGGTGAGTCTTTTGTTCCGTTTGTCTCGGAGTGGAAGTCCAGCCATGCTTATGGCCCAATTTCTAGCTTGATATGTTTGTGATATTAGTTCTAAATATGTTGCAGGCGGTGTTGGTGCCGGCGCCGGCATGGGAGGGGAGCCTGCGCCCCAACAGTACGGTCAGTATGGTGGAtgaagaaggttttttttttaacattcctGGAATCCAGTCTACACATGGCTGTGAAAAGGCTCCtcctttttactgtttttcctTCCGTCTCTGCGCAGGATACGGTGGGTTCCCCGATGGGGGGCAGCTTCTTGCCAGTAATGGAAATACAGCCGGCAAATATGGTGAACAATGCGCCTTGATGTCGCCACAAACACCCAAGCCCCTTAACCTTCTGTTATCCGTGATTATTTCTGCATCATGTCCACAGGTTACGGAAGGATGCCGTATGAAGCTCAACCGGCTCCTGAAGCCATTTCTACGGGCCAATATGGTAAAAACTTGTTTacaccagacacacactcaaCCTGTTGCATTTGTTGTTGAAATTCATTTGATTATGTGCTTTCTTCCAGGTCTGCCGGGGTCATCGTATCAGTCTGAACTACCTGGGCAGCGCGGAATGTTGCCAGGCAAATACGGTGAGTTTGAGCAAACATGACAGCCACCATCTAATTGCCCCTTGTTTGTTAATGTATTTGACTAACCTGACATCTCTGTGTGGTTCCCATCGGCTAAGGCGCTGGTGAAGTTCCCTACGCACCACAAACTCTTGGTTTTATGAGTGAAGCTACACCTTTTGGGGAATATGGTACAGTGCGTCCATTTAGTGTCCTTTTTTGTGCCAGTAGCTTTATAACATTTTGGTAGATAACGACTTTAAATCTCTCAACAGAAAACCAGAGGCCATACGAGTCGCAGGCCCTCGAATCGGCTTCTGAAAGCAGATCCGGTGGACAACACGGTATTTTGGCAGTATTGCCACTAATCTCATCTTATATCAACTCACTTCTGACCTTTTAGTTAACGGAGAAGTACTCACACCAGCAATTGCGGCTGAAGGCGAGCGGATGTCAGTCAAAGCATACGGTAATATATTGTGTGCGTTTCAAGTAATTCAGGTAACGTTTAACCGTTTGTCCTTTTTCAGAAAACAACGGCTACATTAACGGACAAGTGCGGCCAGAAGGTAAAACTAagaaatgtaaatttaaaaGAGCGGCGTGTAGTTCTCACTTTCCTTCACAATTCTTCAGTTATTTTCCCCACCTGTCTCCCTCCACAGTTGTCGAACTTCCCGCGACTCCCACACCgagcccccccccggctccccccTCCGTCACATCCCATCGGCCCGCCGACTCCTTCGGGCACACGTTGGCGGCAGATGTTGAGGACCCACCTGAGCCCGCCGGCCTCGCCTCAGACTCCGCCCCCGCTGCGGAAACCGAAGGCGTGGCTCAGGAGTCGGAGCGGGCcgacgacctgcagcagcagcagcagctgccacgTCAGATACACATTCAGCAGCATCTCAAACTGCATTTTCACCCACAAGGCAAGTCCTCCAGAGTTAAAAACACGTAAAGCTTCTTAAGTGGTATCAAGATGAATAAGTGTATTTCACAAACATTAAAATGGGAAATGTTAAAAGTCCATGAGTAATAAGTATTTGACAGTTGAattgtttcttcttcattttcttcaggagaaaaaaacaacaaacatgactTGAATGGCTTCTTTGGGAATAGCGGCTATCAAGGTAAGAAGAAAACAGAATTAGAAGAGTGACATGTTCAGTGTTCAACCATCTCTACACTCTTTCTCCACACAGGCTGAACCCGACGACAGGCGGAGTGTTTTACCTTcgaatgtttcctttttgtatatttttattttgattgagTCAGTCGCTTTTGCCTGATGCAAATGAATACCGTCAAACATAATTCAGTTTAATTTATTTGCTCATGggagggatttctttttttacaacttGCGACAAACGTCTGTTTATCATTGTACAGAATTTGATTAAAGAAAACCATCAGTgaacatgtgtgtatgtgtttctattcatttataataaacaataacaatgaataaatattagtACTGAAATCCCCAGATCATCCTGCATGCAGCGCGGTGTCATACACGCTTGGGGAATGGGAACATGTGTGCAGTCTGTAATAAGGGAAATTCCAAATAAGTCGAGGTGTCGGTCAGTTACGGGCCACGaccaggagcagctgcaggtggtGCACGTGGCTTTTTGTGAGGATTACCCCGGCTTAGGGATAAGGGCCCTTTGCTGATTGGCCGGTGGGAAAGCGTGCCACTTGGCCAGCTCAACCGTCCGCACGCTCAGAATTACACCTGTCCAATAATGGACTTCATGGAGCAGAGTTTCCGGCTACCTGTGGACATCACAGCGCCTCGCAGTCCTTAGAGTGGACCCGTCTAGGATGTAAATGGTGAGGGGTCCTGCACTGTCGACTACGTGCGAGGGCGTTGGCTGCAGGAGGTTGTGATGGTGCTTCAGAGACGGCCGCGGCTGTTGGATTTTGCAAAGACCCCCCAACACCTTCGGTTTAACAAATACGTCCTGACGGGTTACAGGCCGGTCTCCACGGCTCCAGAATGCCTCAGGAGCCTCTTCTACGTGCACAATGAGCTGGGCAACATCTACACTCATGGTAAGTCCAGGAAATAACTGTGCACGGCTTAGTGTGTCAATCTGGATTTCATCCAAAATTGGCAGCAAGTGTCTAAATTGTCCAATTattgaattatatatatatatatatatatatatatatatctacagTAAAAGTTTTGTTTTAACTCACGCAGGTGATGCACAAGCAAAACGGGGGTCACATGTCCACTACTCTCACTTCTGACCAATTACAAGTGCACTTGACCAGAGCGTCTAATGAGGATATGAGGCATTAGCTGTAATCTGCCCTGGGAATCCTCATCCTGGAAATATCCTCCTGCTACCAGCTGTAAATACCCTTAACGGGAAAAGCGTCCTGAGATGCACGTGTCTGCTTTAGTTGAAAGCAATTACAAAATGATCTCAGAATAATTCTAAAATGTGTGCTTTTGTAAGAATGTAAGAATTCAATGACGAATTGCTACCAGGCTTACATTTTACAAAGATATGtaagaacaacaaaaaatgaactGTGCAtgagccaaaaaaaaacaaaacagctgtaCTTTGTACGTTTGTACTTCTGAGTGCATCCGCCTCGCGCTCCAGTTGCTCGTGGGCCGTCCCATAAGTTCATTACGGCTAACACTCAGGGTCCTTCCTTACTAAGGTGAAGTAAAGGGCATTAGCTGTAGAGTCTCGCTTCCTTTTCCTGCAGAGATCTTTCACACTGTTCCTGGTGAAGAATAAGACTTTTAAATTCCTCATTTTGCTCTGCATGATGTGATATTATAAACATCTGCTCAATATCCAGGATGGAGGCCAGTAGCTTCCAACAATATGTCCACCTCATAGACTTTTAAAACGCTTGGACTACGTATGtttctcatttctgttttctcctcaggagtcccttttttccttttcttggtGCTGCTGCCCTTCAGTATCCCCTGGATGGAGGTGGACAGCGTCTGGATCTGTGTGGTCCACTACCTGGCCTGCCTCTGCCCCACCGTGGGCTCCGTCGTCTACCACGTGTTCATGAACCACGTGGGAGGAGAACACGTGTACGACACCCTGCTCTCACTGGATATGTTCGGAGTCTGCCTGGTCAACACCCTGGGTGTGTGCTTGATGCAGCTTACGATGAAGAACGCTCACACGTCTATTGTCTTTGGAAGCAAATTGCGAATCTTTTATCGTCCCTCAAATGCTGATATAGAAGATAAGCACCGCTCCCTTCAATATGGAGCTAGAGCAGTGTGATCATTGCAGtggcttagcataaagactggaaatggAATGATAGGGCTAGCTCTATAATCAACGCTTTACATATTGTTTGTACAAAAAAGAGCCAGGTGAGCTTCTTCCCCGTTTTTATGCTGAGCTGTGCCATGCAGCTGCTCGAAGTACCTTAGGTTCACACACAGCGGCCTTTTAAATTCAACTCAAAATAAACTAAAGCCTCTGAGTATGTACATAGTTTACCTGCAGTTTATTCACATGCATGTCTTCCGTCTGGTCCCCAGGTGCACTCCCTATCATCCACATCACCCTTTATTGCTACCCGGCCGTACGACAGGCTGCCCTGCTGGCCTACATCCTCCTGTCAGCCTACGGCATCTACTGCGCCACCACGGCGCGCACCAACATCCTGCGCCTGCAGGCCTTCGCCTGGCAGGCCGCGTTCCGCTTCAGCCTCTTCCTGTTCCGGGTGTTCGGCAGCGGCGCGGGAAGCCCCGACTCCCTGCGCCTGTTCGTCATCATGGACTCTCTGGCCGTGGTGGGCGGGCTGGTCAACATCGTCCAGGTCCCTGAGCGCTTCATCCCGGGCCTGTTCGACAACTGGGGCAACAGCCACCAGATAATGCACGTCATGGTTATCTGCTCAATCACCTACCTGCACTGGGGCACACTGGAGGATTTAGCCTGGATTAAGACCTACCAGTGTCCTGCTGGGTAAGGTGCACATGTATGTGCACTGAT
It contains:
- the cmn gene encoding calymmin isoform X32, whose translation is MVAQLLLQSAVVVLWLVQAAHTGGYGAASGVSNGQAPQPHGNKPQSGGGVGRMLMPSKGYGAAAAGGANGGGMKGYGAAAGQVGRPRGYGIPVDPTNGQQMKGYGNGAAAAAHIGLGTKGNGYGAVAGAADGNGAKTIGQGAKAGPYNGNGAGSNGQGGQVLGAQHGYGGYPTKGQGYGAAVAGGTNGGGMKGYGAAAGVNNGQGGLPRGYGVKSGPTNGHQMKGNGQGGKAGPFNGNGAGSNGQVGQALGAQNGYGGYPTKGQGYGAAAGVNNGQGGLPRGYGVKSGPTYGHQMNGYGAIAGVADGNGAKTIGQGAKAGPYNGNGAGSNGQGGQVLGAQHGYGGYPTKGQGYGAAAGGTNGGGMKGYGVKSGPTNGQQMKGYAGGSRPIKGYGRPFYGSGPGVTTGGYAGMGAPQPRNQGYNGGYGSAGLGLGARFGNGGMKGPKLGYGNIPNGYGARSNGVGNGAVPNGYGTRPNGHGFRNGAEIGGYGNKPNGYDMVPNGNGAKSAGWSNEKGLKGGLFSPDQPSEALRDVVALPQGITPGAKPGSPEPTSGVLVMVTQDKYQKLRSPVTHGKSYKQTPEPAPATPQVKGPKAAPELGLLGPKGNVPMAATSDAQLEDLLPQENRGASVSKGQEAKPNKPDCGPSGVPNGQWMKIPRSGYKAGASTGTNIKGYGAAAGVPNRYDAKPNSYGGGGYTAPGHGNGYGNLGYPFAGKPKPPGYGQGAHLAAGNGNSYKGNGNSYSADVQPDYASLGQGANGKSGVARQMPYNGAPVDAAGIDGMSQFEPQSAGLGPNGKLGSMYGGMGGSPTGGQTLGMGAENYNTKYGIGGLQFGEQPLSTETNGPGKYGFGGSPYGPAGDATYGGVGAGAGMGGEPAPQQYGYGGFPDGGQLLASNGNTAGKYGYGRMPYEAQPAPEAISTGQYGLPGSSYQSELPGQRGMLPGKYGAGEVPYAPQTLGFMSEATPFGEYENQRPYESQALESASESRSGGQHENNGYINGQVRPEVVELPATPTPSPPPAPPSVTSHRPADSFGHTLAADVEDPPEPAGLASDSAPAAETEGVAQESERADDLQQQQQLPRQIHIQQHLKLHFHPQGEKNNKHDLNGFFGNSGYQG
- the cmn gene encoding calymmin isoform X14; its protein translation is MVAQLLLQSAVVVLWLVQAAHTGGYGAASGVSNGQAPQPHGNKPQSGGGVGRMLMPSKGYGAAAAGGANGGGMKGYGAAAGQVGRPRGYGIPVDPTNGQQMKGYGNGAAAAAHIGLGTKGNGYGAVAGAADGNGAKTIGQGAKAGPYNGNGAGSNGQGGQVLGAQHGYGGYPTKGQGYGAAVAGGTNGGGMKGYGAAAGVNNGQGGLPRGYGVKSGPTNGHQMKGNGQGGKAGPFNGNGAGSNGQVGQALGAQNGYGGYPTKGQGYGAAAGVNNGQGGLPRGYGVKSGPKYGHQMKGNGYGAVAGVVGGNGAKINGQGAKAGRYNGNGAGSNGQGGQALGAQNGYGGYPTKGQGYGAAAAGGTNGGGMKGYGAAAGVNNGQGGLPRGYGVKSGPTYGHQMNGYGAVAGVADGNRAKTNGQGAKAGTYNNNGAGSNGQGGQVLGAQHGYGGYPTKSQGYGAAAGGTNGGGMKGYGAAAGVNNGQGGLPREYGVKSGPTNGQQMKGYGNGAAAAAHIGLGTKGNGYGAIAGVADGNGAKTIGQGAKAGPYNGNGAGSNGQGGQVLGAQHGYGGYPTKGQGYGAAAGGTNGGGMKGYGVKSGPTNGQQMKGYAGGSRPIKGYGRPFYGSGPGVTTGGYAGMGAPQPRNQGYNGGYGSAGLGLGARFGNGGMKGPKLGYGNIPNGYGARSNGVGNGAVPNGYGTRPNGHGFRNGAEIGGYGNKPNGYDMVPNGNGAKSAGWSNEKGLKGGLFSPDQPSEALRDVVALPQGITPGAKPGSPEPTSGVLVMVTQDKYQKLRSPVTHGKSYKQTPEPAPATPQVKGPKAAPELGLLGPKGNVPMAATSDAQLEDLLPQENRGASVSKGQEAKPNKPDCGPSGVPNGQWMKIPRSGYGAAAGVPNRYDAKPNSYGGGGYTAPGHGNGYGNLGYPFAGKPKPPGYGQGAHLAAGNGNSYKGLGQGANGKSGVARQMPYNGAPVDAAGIDGMSQFEPQSAGLGPNGKLGSMYGGMGGSPTGGQTLGMGAENYNTKYGIGGLQFGEQPLSTETNGPGKYGFGGSPYGPAGDATYGGVGAGAGMGGEPAPQQYGYGGFPDGGQLLASNGNTAGKYGYGRMPYEAQPAPEAISTGQYGLPGSSYQSELPGQRGMLPGKYGAGEVPYAPQTLGFMSEATPFGEYENQRPYESQALESASESRSGGQHENNGYINGQVRPEVVELPATPTPSPPPAPPSVTSHRPADSFGHTLAADVEDPPEPAGLASDSAPAAETEGVAQESERADDLQQQQQLPRQIHIQQHLKLHFHPQGEKNNKHDLNGFFGNSGYQG
- the cmn gene encoding calymmin isoform X12, which encodes MVAQLLLQSAVVVLWLVQAAHTGGYGAASGVSNGQAPQPHGNKPQSGGGVGRMLMPSKGYGAAAAGGANGGGMKGYGAAAGQVGRPRGYGIPVDPTNGQQMKGYGNGAAAAAHIGLGTKGNGYGAVAGAADGNGAKTIGQGAKAGPYNGNGAGSNGQGGQVLGAQHGYGGYPTKGQGYGAAVAGGTNGGGMKGYGAAAGVNNGQGGLPRGYGVKSGPTNGHQMKGNGQGGKAGPFNGNGAGSNGQVGQALGAQNGYGGYPTKGQGYGAAAGVNNGQGGLPRGYGVKSGPKYGHQMKGNGYGAVAGVVGGNGAKINGQGAKAGRYNGNGAGSNGQGGQALGAQNGYGGYPTKGQGYGAAAAGGTNGGGMKGYGAAAGVNNGQGGLPRGYGVKSGPTYGHQMNGYGAVAGVADGNRAKTNGQGAKAGTYNNNGAGSNGQGGQVLGAQHGYGGYPTKSQGYGAAAGGTNGGGMKGYGAAAGVNNGQGGLPREYGVKSGPTNGQQMKGYGNGAAAAAHIGLGTKGNGYGAIAGVADGNGAKTIGQGAKAGPYNGNGAGSNGQGGQVLGAQHGYGGYPTKGQGYGAAAGGTNGGGMKGYGVKSGPTNGQQMKGYAGGSRPIKGYGRPFYGSGPGVTTGGYAGMGAPQPRNQGYNGGYGSAGLGLGARFGNGGMKGPKLGYGNIPNGYGARSNGVGNGAVPNGYGTRPNGHGFRNGAEIGGYGNKPNGYDMVPNGNGAKSAGWSNEKGLKGGLFSPDQPSEALRDVVALPQGITPGAKPGSPEPTSGVLVMVTQDKYQKLRSPVTHGKSYKQTPEPAPATPQVKGPKAAPELGLLGPKGNVPMAATSDAQLEDLLPQENRGASVSKGQEAKPNKPDCGPSGVPNGQWMKIPRSGYGAAAGVPNRYDAKPNSYGGGGYTAPGHGNGYGNLGYPFAGYGQGAHLAAGNGNSYKGNGNSYSADVQPDYASLGQGANGKSGVARQMPYNGAPVDAAGIDGMSQFEPQSAGLGPNGKLGSMYGGMGGSPTGGQTLGMGAENYNTKYGIGGLQFGEQPLSTETNGPGKYGFGGSPYGPAGDATYGGVGAGAGMGGEPAPQQYGYGGFPDGGQLLASNGNTAGKYGYGRMPYEAQPAPEAISTGQYGLPGSSYQSELPGQRGMLPGKYGAGEVPYAPQTLGFMSEATPFGEYENQRPYESQALESASESRSGGQHENNGYINGQVRPEVVELPATPTPSPPPAPPSVTSHRPADSFGHTLAADVEDPPEPAGLASDSAPAAETEGVAQESERADDLQQQQQLPRQIHIQQHLKLHFHPQGEKNNKHDLNGFFGNSGYQG
- the cmn gene encoding calymmin isoform X7, producing the protein MVAQLLLQSAVVVLWLVQAAHTGGYGAASGVSNGQAPQPHGNKPQSGGGVGRMLMPSKGYGAAAAGGANGGGMKGYGAAAGQVGRPRGYGIPVDPTNGQQMKGYGNGAAAAAHIGLGTKGNGYGAVAGAADGNGAKTIGQGAKAGPYNGNGAGSNGQGGQVLGAQHGYGGYPTKGQGYGAAVAGGTNGGGMKGYGAAAGVNNGQGGLPRGYGVKSGPTNGHQMKGNGQGGKAGPFNGNGAGSNGQVGQALGAQNGYGGYPTKGQGYGAAAGVNNGQGGLPRGYGVKSGPKYGHQMKGNGYGAVAGVVGGNGAKINGQGAKAGRYNGNGAGSNGQGGQALGAQNGYGGYPTKGQGYGAAAGVNNGQGGLPRGYGVKSGPTYGHQMNGYGAVAGVADGNRAKTNGQGAKAGTYNNNGAGSNGQGGQVLGAQHGYGGYPTKSQGYGAAAGGTNGGGMKGYGAAAGVNNGQGGLPREYGVKSGPTNGQQMKGYGNGAAAAAHIGLGTKGNGYGAIAGVADGNGAKTIGQGAKAGPYNGNGAGSNGQGGQVLGAQHGYGGYPTKGQGYGAAAGGTNGGGMKGYGVKSGPTNGQQMKGYAGGSRPIKGYGRPFYGSGPGVTTGGYAGMGAPQPRNQGYNGGYGSAGLGLGARFGNGGMKGPKLGYGNIPNGYGARSNGVGNGAVPNGYGTRPNGHGFRNGAEIGGYGNKPNGYDMVPNGNGAKSAGWSNEKGLKGGLFSPDQPSEALRDVVALPQGITPGAKPGSPEPTSGVLVMVTQDKYQKLRSPVTHGKSYKQTPEPAPATPQVKGPKAAPELGLLGPKGNVPMAATSDAQLEDLLPQENRGASVSKGQEAKPNKPDCGPSGVPNGQWMKIPRSGYKAGASTGTNIKGYGAAAGVPNRYDAKPNSYGGGGYTAPGHGNGYGNLGYPFAGKPKPPGYGQGAHLAAGNGNSYKGNGNSYSADVQPDYASLGQGANGKSGVARQMPYNGAPVDAAGIDGMSQFEPQSAGLGPNGKLGSMYGGMGGSPTGGQTLGMGAENYNTKYGIGGLQFGEQPLSTETNGPGKYGFGGSPYGPAGDATYGGVGAGAGMGGEPAPQQYGYGGFPDGGQLLASNGNTAGKYGYGRMPYEAQPAPEAISTGQYGLPGSSYQSELPGQRGMLPGKYGAGEVPYAPQTLGFMSEATPFGEYENQRPYESQALESASESRSGGQHENNGYINGQVRPEVVELPATPTPSPPPAPPSVTSHRPADSFGHTLAADVEDPPEPAGLASDSAPAAETEGVAQESERADDLQQQQQLPRQIHIQQHLKLHFHPQGEKNNKHDLNGFFGNSGYQG
- the cmn gene encoding calymmin isoform X21; the protein is MVAQLLLQSAVVVLWLVQAAHTGGYGAASGVSNGQAPQPHGNKPQSGGGVGRMLMPSKGYGAAVAGGTNGGGMKGYGAAAGVNNGQGGLPRGYGVKSGPTNGHQMKGNGQGGKAGPFNGNGAGSNGQVGQALGAQNGYGGYPTKGQGYGAAAGVNNGQGGLPRGYGVKSGPKYGHQMKGNGYGAVAGVVGGNGAKINGQGAKAGRYNGNGAGSNGQGGQALGAQNGYGGYPTKGQGYGAAAAGGTNGGGMKGYGAAAGVNNGQGGLPRGYGVKSGPTYGHQMNGYGAVAGVADGNRAKTNGQGAKAGTYNNNGAGSNGQGGQVLGAQHGYGGYPTKSQGYGAAAGGTNGGGMKGYGAAAGVNNGQGGLPREYGVKSGPTNGQQMKGYGNGAAAAAHIGLGTKGNGYGAIAGVADGNGAKTIGQGAKAGPYNGNGAGSNGQGGQVLGAQHGYGGYPTKGQGYGAAAGGTNGGGMKGYGVKSGPTNGQQMKGYAGGSRPIKGYGRPFYGSGPGVTTGGYAGMGAPQPRNQGYNGGYGSAGLGLGARFGNGGMKGPKLGYGNIPNGYGARSNGVGNGAVPNGYGTRPNGHGFRNGAEIGGYGNKPNGYDMVPNGNGAKSAGWSNEKGLKGGLFSPDQPSEALRDVVALPQGITPGAKPGSPEPTSGVLVMVTQDKYQKLRSPVTHGKSYKQTPEPAPATPQVKGPKAAPELGLLGPKGNVPMAATSDAQLEDLLPQENRGASVSKGQEAKPNKPDCGPSGVPNGQWMKIPRSGYKAGASTGTNIKGYGAAAGVPNRYDAKPNSYGGGGYTAPGHGNGYGNLGYPFAGKPKPPGYGQGAHLAAGNGNSYKGNGNSYSADVQPDYASLGQGANGKSGVARQMPYNGAPVDAAGIDGMSQFEPQSAGLGPNGKLGSMYGGMGGSPTGGQTLGMGAENYNTKYGIGGLQFGEQPLSTETNGPGKYGFGGSPYGPAGDATYGGVGAGAGMGGEPAPQQYGYGGFPDGGQLLASNGNTAGKYGYGRMPYEAQPAPEAISTGQYGLPGSSYQSELPGQRGMLPGKYGAGEVPYAPQTLGFMSEATPFGEYENQRPYESQALESASESRSGGQHENNGYINGQVRPEVVELPATPTPSPPPAPPSVTSHRPADSFGHTLAADVEDPPEPAGLASDSAPAAETEGVAQESERADDLQQQQQLPRQIHIQQHLKLHFHPQGEKNNKHDLNGFFGNSGYQG